The following proteins come from a genomic window of Lolium rigidum isolate FL_2022 chromosome 5, APGP_CSIRO_Lrig_0.1, whole genome shotgun sequence:
- the LOC124654486 gene encoding STOREKEEPER protein-like, translated as MAPKRPAAAAAAASGSASDASDAEADAPHHHNHPPSDTDPSKTPPPNPNPKSSSAAAAAAAPSAPADSAPARSDSGGSYSDSSAAARRRRPAPRPAAPSPKPRPRSPGINSDSYDSHAAAGFDTDLDPAAGADSDSDSHNTPSPPRPSARHNPRAEAAIVKPISSRPMDPPRRGGAKRPRSAAVPAPPPPPSSEKRPARLWSPDDELVILRGLATYRAKSGVLPGSTNDIGKLHGHIRAHLSVKVSTTQLSDKVRRLKQKYQLLATRAKNGRDQELHTPHDRSIYEHAKKVWGTRTGSTAGDDYDIAAGDGDSEELPATENSDDDDDGMDSGRDDRYRIKNRKLMPIAMANGHSIQRRPALPPPNSRTKTDFEKGKDAYPYLWETVEELAREHPSGAAFKKAFEVLEGSKAQVMEEKLRKFRLTEIRQQLRRMDLMKDTVRMVLDALERAD; from the coding sequence ACGCGCCCCACCACCACAACCACCCACCCTCCGACACCGACCCCTCCAAGACGCCGccgcccaaccctaaccctaagtcctcctccgccgccgccgccgccgccgcgccctcggcGCCCGCCGACTCCGCCCCGGCCAGATCCGACTCGGGGGGCTCCTACTCcgactcctccgccgccgcccgccgccgccgccccgcgccgcgccccgccgcgccctcccccaagccccggccgcgctccCCGGGCATCAACTCCGACTCGTACGACTCGCACGCGGCCGCCGGCTTCGACACGGACCTCGACCCGGCGGCCGGCGccgactccgactccgactcccACAACACCCCCTCCCCGCCCCGCCCATCCGCGCGCCACAACCCGCGCGCCgaggccgccatcgtgaagcccatCAGCTCCCGCCCCATGGACCCGCCGCGCCGCGGCGGGGCCAAGCGGCCCCGCAGCGCCGCCGTGCCggcccccccacccccaccctccTCCGAGAAGCGCCCGGCCCGGCTCTGGAGCCCCGACGACGAGCTCGTCATCCTGCGCGGCCTCGCCACCTACCGCGCCAAGAGCGGCGTGCTGCCCGGCTCCACCAACGACATCGGCAAGCTGCACGGCCACATCCGCGCCCACCTCAGCGTCAAGGTCTCCACCACGCAGCTCAGCGACAAGGTGCGACGACTCAAGCAGAAGTACCAGCTGCTCGCCACCCGCGCCAAGAACGGGCGCGACCAGGAGCTGCACACGCCGCACGACCGAAGCATCTACGAACACGCAAAGAAGGTATGGGGCACCAGGACCGGCAGCACTGCCGGCGACGACTACGACATTGCTGCCGGTGACGGGGACAGCGAGGAGCTACCAGCTACCGaaaacagcgacgacgacgacgacggtatGGACAGCGGCCGGGACGACCGCTACCGCATCAAGAACCGCAAGCTGATGCCGATCGCCATGGCGAACGGGCACAGCATCCAACGCAGGCCTGCTCTACCTCCTCCCAACAGCAGGACCAAGACCGACTTCGAGAAGGGCAAGGACGCGTACCCCTACCTGTGGGAGACCGTCGAGGAGCTGGCCAGGGAGCACCCGAGCGGCGCCGCGTTCAAGAAGGCGTTCGAGGTGCTCGAGGGGTCGAAAGCGCAGGTGATGGAGGAGAAGCTCAGGAAGTTCAGGCTGACGGAGATCAGACAGCAGCTGCGCCGGATGGACCTCATGAAGGATACGGTGAGGATGGTGCTCGATGCCCTCGAGAGGGCCGACTGA
- the LOC124654973 gene encoding uncharacterized protein LOC124654973, with amino-acid sequence MAKNSRNMKYSSRELRSARHLRPSSHCSFKRVASQVPTLAATEKCAWKDAICPVCIECPHDAVLLLCSSHDKGCRPYVCGTDFLHSNCLEQLMESCRSPGSCDDPGSVELKCPLCRGEVKGYTLVEPAREQLNRNRRSCMQDSCSYIGSYRQLCKHTRKKHPSAKPRAVDPLHTYKWRRLLFRTSVEDMICATSSTLLQRLLSLMLQYEELMSTRWPGDDHIGATFNFAGL; translated from the coding sequence ATGGCAAAAAATTCAAGGAACATGAAATATTCATCTCGTGAGCTCAGGTCAGCACGTCATTTGAGGCCCTCCAGCCATTGTAGTTTCAAGAGAGTTGCTAGCCAGGTGCCAACATTAGCAGCAACTGAGAAATGTGCGTGGAAAGATGCGATCTGCCCAGTTTGCATTGAATGCCCACATGATGCTGTGCTCCTACTCTGTTCATCTCATGACAAAGGCTGCCGTCCATATGTATGTGGAACCGACTTCCTTCACTCAAATTGTCTTGAGCAGCTAATGGAGTCATGCAGAAGCCCAGGAAGCTGTGATGATCCAGGCTCAGTAGAGCTCAAATGCCCGCTTTGCCGTGGTGAGGTTAAGGGATATACACTTGTTGAGCCTGCCCGGGAGCAGCTGAACCGAAACAGGAGGAGCTGCATGCAAGACAGCTGCTCATACATCGGTTCATACAGACAACTCTGCAAGCATACACGAAAGAAGCATCCTTCGGCGAAGCCTCGTGCTGTAGACCCTCTGCATACTTACAAATGGAGGCGACTTTTATTCAGAACCTCAGTGGAAGATATGATCTGCGCGACCAGTTCGACGCTCCTCCAAAGGTTATTGTCTCTCATGTTGCAGTATGAGGAGCTCATGTCTACTCGTTGGCCTGGAGATGATCACATTGGTGCTACCTTCAACTTTGCTGGTCTGTAA